The genomic DNA taattatttcagttcagtttatcttttattgaagaaaactttgGCGCATCCAATCattgatttgttcaatgcacttacTCAGTATTTGTATGGGACCAGTCACCTGGTGCCATATATAAATCTGTGTGTCTCCTGCATAATTATGTTCATTTTTATAATCTGAGCTGGTTAAAGCAtctacattttgaacagaaaagGCCTGAGAATGGAGAATTGGGGAACACCACAATGCCAATTTTGTAGACTCAGATGTGTAATTGCCCATCGACACAAAGTAGTACCAGTTTAGCACTGTGCCAGAGTACCAGAGTTTTCCAGTCAGTAATATGTTGTTGTTAAACATGTTGAATGCAGAACTGAGATCCAATAATACTAAAATAATACTAAGACTAAAATCTTTCCACAGTCTGTGTTTAAGTGAATGTCTTTCAAGTGTTTTTTTAGTAATTTACTGATTTCTTGTTAACTCTGATTGAACATTTGTGTGCACTAAGATagtcatcttaaaaaaaacacagaagggCAATATtcgaaagaagaaaaatgtccTTTTGACATCTGCTTGCATTGGAAGTTGGGAGGCATTGAATCCATAAGAACTACTACATGGCTGTTATAAACTTAAAATCAAAATTGTGCTGATAATTTAATCATTACTTAGAACTTATTTGCCTGCCAAAGATCTGATTTTTAATGAAGCTAAATTCAGTTAAAAGCTGTCTTTACAGATATAAAGTTTTATGTAGGGCTGAAGACAGACTGTGGTTAACAAGGAATGAAAACCAAATTTGATCAATTTCAGCAGTCAGTCTATAATGCATCCTGTTTCCTAACAGATTAACTAGATTTGATGATTGAATAAAGAGAAAGCTTGGGGTGTAATTGAATTGAGTTTAATTCTAATCTGCTTTATTGACAGCAGAGGTATTGAGTCAAAGTCTTCCCAACATCCCCCCAAAAATCAAGTATTTCCTCgctttatttaattattacagCAGTTCAATTATATTTCTTGTTTCtagttttatttaaatcaaGCAGTTTGTCTCGAAATCACCTTCTGCTTAGTAAACTATAAAGCAGACTCTAATATATAATCTAACTTTTTTAGGACTTTGTCTATATTTTCCCTATATGTAGTGTCAGATTAAAGAGTCATTTTCCAACTTTCCCAAAAATGATTAACCCGTAAAATAAAGtgtataaataattaaaattaattgtCCAACATGAGGGTCTAAATGCTGTTTTTAAAGCCTTCTTAAACCTAAATTGTGGCTCATCCCCTTTGATTGGGAGCAGGTGGGGGCTCTATTTAAGCCTGTCTTATATAGACTCgctctttttctgtcttctcCTGTTGGGTGTGGAGACGTGTCTGGGCTGGTGTGCTGCCAGGTGCTACAGCCTTGTTCCATGCTGCTGCGGAGGCTGCCGGGTGCCACAGCTATCTAAGGGGCCAACACTCGCCAGCACGTTTCTCCTCCCACTCTTGCTGTTCTGGATAATACAGATTGTTCTGGATATTGATTGTTCTGGATATTGGTACAGATTGTTCTGGATACTGGTATAAAAATTGTCTGGATATATGGGACTGTTCTGGGCGCACAGAGCTGGTTTGGATCGATACGGCGAAGCGTTTGAACACCCAGACATTGACTTTGTAAATATTGGTATTAACTGTGTATATATTGCATGTGGGTTTTTGTCCTTCTTTTCCATGTGTTgattttggtttattttgtttcttttaattatgcatgctggtttgttgatttttgaATTTTGTTTATTACTTTTCCAGTATTCATTGTATGCTTTCTTGTAACAAAAGATCCCTgctattttaatataacatttgaaacataacaaaataaaatgtgtatatttttataaatatattgtcTCTGACCCCTAATTTTGGATAAAAGGATCTGTGTACTTTTGAAGGTCTTGGGCCTATCCCAAGTGGTGTTGTCGGAAATTTTAGCTTCTCTAGTGTCCTAGGCCACTCGCACTGCCACATTAGCAAAAACCCCTGTTTGGTCTTTCACAAATGTGCTcgttcatgtgtaattacttccaactaatcaaagtattctcgtagagcgtagaatctgacattcagaatacatacgggCGAGTCACTCGAATGACTGCAGCCATGTagcacctccatctttaaaacacattagccaaagagggacatacctctgcatttcgccctcttacacctattggcacagtgacgaatgccagggggagactacttgccagggaagcgaaaaagagcattaaaatggcaaagcaaaatgaccaaagttaatattggagtggctagaacagcatgtaaacgatggagagagTTAATTTGGGGTTTGGCCACCATAGGAGGAGGGGCTAGaaataatattcagttggttgtcatatacaatttcaccactagatgggagaaattctttaCTAGCAGACATTCTGTTACTATAGATATTAAATGATGTattcattttcagttatttgttcattttgttgACCTAAAAATAGCCAGAAAAAATATTCATCACTTCAGTCTCCACAATGAAATCAACAAAGAAGAAATCTACTATTAAGGTATTTTATTTACTATGTTATATTAAACTGAGATATGTGTATCATGATAAAGGACACTGGGATGGATGTGGGTGTATTTCTCATAATTAGACACAATCTGCAAAACATATTTAATAATTTCACTCATATCTGGTGTTAATAAATAAGCTAAGTACTGTAGCTAAGTCTcatatgaatgtatgtatgtctaaGTACTCGTATGAAATCTACAATTTCTTGGGTAAAATAGTGCATCTCATCACTGTATACTATACTGACATGACCAAATCCAACAGAGGGGGCTAGGACTGCATGTCAAAAGAAAGAGGACATACCATATTACTGAAGCcatactctggatggtgttgccctggcctccagcaccactgttagaaatttaggagttatctttgatcaggatatatcctttaatgccaatctaaaacaaacctcaagaacagccttttttcatcttcgtaacattgccaaaattaggaatatcctgtctcaaaacgacgctgaaaaactagtccatgcatttgttacttccaggctggactattgtaattccctactgtcaggttgctcaaataagtctcttaagactctccagctgatccagaatgctgcagcgcgtgttctcacaagaactaagaaaagagatcatatttctcctgtattagcttctctgcattggcttcctgttgaatccaggattgagtttaaagtccttctcttgacctacaaagctctaaatggtctagcaccatcatatctagaagagctcctaataccctattgtcctactagagcactgcgctcccagaatgcagagttactggtggtacctagagtctctaaaagtagaatgggagccagagccttcagttatcaggctcctctcctatggaaccagctcccgatctgggttcggggggcagaaactgtcacctcattcaagaatgaacttaaaactctcctatttgacaaagcttatagttagggagtgaggagttgcagtgttcacctaactggcccaactgcttctcttcataattgttagattaataatacataacaaagtagagggaggcaggccagccaagccagatccggcagggggagagttctaagcccgaaaacgctacctctccttatgacctgtctctcttagttacctgttatagttacgctgttatagtcctagactgccgggggacttccttcctttgacacactgagctgctctctcctctccctttctattactgttactattactattactatttgtgtgcagcccgtcccagaaatgcttgttactaatcctagcttctggggagtttactccccggagtccttatgcttttttttcccccagcgtatttccttggagaacgttggcaccaagaccctggttgcagctgtcgccgtggtcctgctgcattcCCTGGTgaactcagcgatgccctgcaatgtcatgctgcgtcctgctgaaccctgcagcttcccgctacatccagtcactgttccattattaatgtgactactatcgccactgttcatcacacccccaaccggctcgtcagacaccgcctaccaagagcctgggtctgtccgaggtttcttcccaagagggagtttttcctcgccactgtcgcactgcttgctcttgagggaattactggaactgttggaattgttggggctttgtaaattatagagtgtggtctagacctactctatctgtaaagtgtctcgagataacttatgttatgatttgatactataaataaaattgaattgaattgaattgaatattaatTAGCTTGGTGTAGTAGCTGAGTCCCTCCATCCTCTCCAGCCTTTTACACTTTATTAAGGGCTCTGTATTGAATATGTCAAAAGCAGACTCAGTTGCTCTGTCCTTCCCTCTGTTGGACACAGCTCACACTAAAATTATGAATAACATAAGTAAAGTAAAGCTGCCCACAATAACTCTGTATTAGAAGTTGTTCTCCTCCTCCGTGTCAGAGCAGACGTTTCTTTTAGCCGTAACTGTGGTGTGTGATGTGGTTATGTCACAAGTTCCCTCATAAATGCAAAACAGTTTACTCACAGGATGTACAACTTTGATCTTTTATATCATCAGAGACACATTTGTGTAATGCAAGGATGATTGTAGTAGCTGAAATCTGGGCTCCAACCACCATGTGCCTGGGTACTGTCTTCAAGTCTTAAGCCCTGTGTTTTTGTGGCTTCTGTCTTATCAGCATGACCATCGTTTGACTCATATAGGCAGACATTGCTTTTGTGTGCGTATTATCTGATCAGTAGCTAGCTAAGTAACTGGGTGGATAAACGCAACTGTTTCCATTtatggaaagaaaaacaaatcttgCTACTGAACCATCccagtttgtgttttttactttttactgtgCAAATGATATGGTGCCAAATAATGTAAACAGACATATGTGAGTTATTGGGCAGCAAGGGGGACATGATTATGCAAACAGAACACATCTTGAAACACAAATTAGAGACTGTGAAGAGCAACATTAAATTACTTAATATGTTGCCTTGTGCtcttttattttgcaaacattGGTCAGAGCACCGTATTTCATTTTAACATCTTGTCTGTCTGCCAGATCGAACCGCTGAGAGACTGCAGGATGAGAGCATGTTTACAATATGAACCCGATCATAATCTCTCACTCTTAAAATGTGAGATTGCAAGCCTCTTCAATGTAAACAGAGGAAACTTTTCATTGAAAATCCCGCCTAAAGCCACATTTCACAATATCTATGCCTTTCCTGGAATGGTCTTCATCTTTTTACAAATGAAAAGTCAAGTTCAAAAAGCACCTTTTCTCTATGCGATACACTACTACAGCTTCagttggtctggtatgaccagttgCTTATGGTGTCCTGTACTTGTGCTACtattacacacataaacattttAGTGGTTTTatcacaaaagtaaaagtgcacACATGTCAATTTTTGTGATGCAATTGTAGCCAAAGGGGAAATTGTTCAGTTAGTCTCAATTTAAGGCCCATATAAAGACATCTTACTCAGAATATTTCCTGCAATATTACAATAGTtttactatataaataaaatagaatatcAATAACTCTTAATGAAAGAAGCTCTTACTCTTCTTTCTTCTGCTATAAAAGACAACATAATGCAGCCATAAATTCACCAGCCATAATGTCCTTCTCAGGCATGAGGAGAAACCTGGAAGGGAGGGAAGAGGCACCAGACCCAGAGGGGAACTTTGAGAGGTTTGTAGCGTTGTGAAATAATTCTGAGGCCTGGTCAAAAGTTGTGAGTGGAGCGAGTACAATAGTTCAAGCAGCACAAGTGTCCAGACCAGGCTGCAGCTGAGCTGAGCCCAGTGAGAAGTCCTGAATCTGCGAGTCTGTTGAGGCCAGCGTGACACCAACGTTGCCTCCAGTCCCAGCAGCCCCAGCAGGAGCAGAGAGGCCAGGTGGTGAGCATCAAGCAGCTGCAGACAGAGCATGCTCACAGCCTCCCTCCACCAAACTGATTCCCCCTCCTCCATGAGGCCCGTTGTAGTCTCACAGCCCGCCTCCTCCATCAACCAGACGAGTGGCGCTCCCGGCTGAAGCATCCAGTGCAGCAGCACGAGGCTGTCTGTCAGAGCCAGCCGGCCCAGGAGCACAGTGGAGGGCTTGGTGGAGATGTGAGGGGAGCGCAGCAGCAACAGGGCCCGCAAGCTGAACACACAGCCCACCAGCAGGGGAAGGCCTGCTGTGTGGGGGAACAACAGCACCGTCACCAGCTTCAGCAGTAAGAAGAAACGCAGCCATCCTCTAGAGGCCGAGAGCACTCCCTCTGTGGCTGAACCAGGCCAGCACCAAGAGCGCATCTCCCAGACTGTCTTTGGTGTGATCTGCAGAGAGTTCAACACGTGGAGGTTAGCTCACTACTTCTTTTGGACAATCTATTTAGTATAAATAGATATTCAGCATGCCTCTCTGATCCACCCATTCAAAGGCGCAAACACGCCACATAATTCTCTTCACAGCTTTCTCCTTTTTTATGACTAAGCCACAGTGTTGTGTAAGTAGGCAGAGGCCCAGGCAAGCAAACAAGCCATCCATAAATCCTTCCGTGTCATAGACATGATTTAACATGACTAAGGTAGAACCTCACCTGGCTTTATTTAAGCATTTGCGTGGCATGTAATTACTTTGAAAATAAAGGATTAAAGGGGCCTCAAAAGCATACAGCACACcatgggcgattttagaccctttttataTCATCTCAGCAGGAGACGGTTGtaaagtttaacgttggtagtccccagagaagaagttggtaatttcatggcgcagattaaTACCGaaattgaaacgtaagcaactaaaattgctgaatgttagaacattgtgtgaAATTGGTcattattactgtgacttataaagtgtcaggtttagttccagCATAGTGTTGATAGTGTCAATAAATGTTAGTAGACGTTcttcagtagctagctcagagcggttagcaaggcactgtatccgtgtcacattgtCATTAGGGGCTAATGAGCCTAAAGGTCTggtcctagaatcgcccctgcgaCACACTATGACACTTCATTCACTATCATCAGTTTATGGATGGCaacaattaaaaacagtcaGAAAAGTTTTATGCGTTTTATGTCACCTCACATGATTTACATTTCATTGAATTTGATACATGCGACTCTTACAGTAATCTGTCTATTGGACATATTAGAATCTTTTAAACTCAAGCATGCATTGCCTCAAATGCGGATTCAACTGATGATGCAATAAACACATGTATCTACCTTTAAAACTGAATCTTGTTTGTGAGGGACTCACCTGTGTACTGACAGGAAGTTGAGATTGAAATCCATTGTCCCGTTTCACCTGGATGTGGGCTGGAAGCTTTCCCCCCATGCCAGCCCCTCTTCTTCTCAAAGAGGCtgaatgagagtgtgtgtgtgtgtgtgtgtgtgtgtgtgtttgtgtgtgtgtgtgtgtatgtctctctcttctctttatcAACGCTGGTTGCTTCAACTCAACTGGCTCAGTCCGCAAATGTCATCATGTCTCATCTGGAGGAGAGCCAGACTGCATCTGACTCATGTTGGTGGATGATCTGTGCCCTAGGGGTTTCCGTGCATCATTGTTATCAGTGTAAACCTGTCTAATTTTTCCATGCAACACAGAGCCAAAAAAGGagctttaaagcgcccatattatgctcattttcaggttcataactgtattttaaggttgtaccagaataggtttacatggtttaattttcaaaaaacaccatgttttagttgtactgcacagctctctctcactgctgcagatcctcttttcacctggtctctgttttagctacagagtgagacctcttttcatcttcttcttctgtactatctttgattgcactcgcacatgctcagtagctcagatgtagagcatgtcagctagctaactctagagacagtaaaagacaggctgtttctccaactttggttagttacaaggcaggatcagctgggagacttctaaatgagggcgcacatggaagtagttcttttggagattatggtgaacttgtgtgtgttgtagcagtgctttgctattgagaacgacgtagcatgctagcgttagcatgctaatgctaacgctacgagctaacggttgtggttagctagctcatttcggactgtgacgtcacagtccgagccgattttgaccagctcaccaggagactgaaggcaggacacattcagaaaccgtatctcactcaaaacaccatggatggattgttttcaaagtttgtatgtgtgtggaagcaccagagacacaaaagaacaccccaaataccagaaaaagtgatttttttcataatatgggcactttaaatgcGGAGAGTGGGTGCCAGGGAGCAAGTTGCCAAGATTTCTCACATACATTCAGTCAAGGAAGAAACTTTCATACTGACTAATATCAAATCAATATAGATTCCCAAAACTGCATACCTCATTATAAACACATATGTGATGTAATAAATGTTTCCACAGCTTCAGGTATTGAATGATTTATGTTGCTGTTAAAGCGTAAGTGTTAACAACCCACACGTGTTGTGAGTATTTCAGATGTTGTTTTAGGGCAGGCGTGGTAAAATACACCGTATCCACGGCAACTAAGGTGTGAACTGAATGATACCTTTGTTACCTCTGCTAGACAATGTGACTCAGCCATAAACTGACTAATCACTCAACTCACTCTGGCGTTACGATTGGCATTGCTTAATTCATTAGTTGCAGCACTTCTTTGATGGTTGACTGGGAACAGGTGGTTTAAGTTTTAGTTTGGTGCACACTACGCGCACGTGATGGTGTTTAACAGGCCAGGTGTGTGATTAAGCGTATCACATATGTGAGTATTTGTGTACGAGCTCTGGTATGAACTTAAAATGAACCCTCCCTCTTAAATATTCTgcttatatatgtttatatagtACTAACTTGTTTTTCCAAACAGGTTTTTAAGGAAATAAATATTATGTGTTCACTGGAAAAATAGATGGTGTTGCAGAATGTACAAATTTCCCAACTTTGTATAAAAATGAaggtgtatgtgtatttgtttatGGCCCTGATTACTTACTGGTGGACTCAGGTGCTTAATATGGTACCCCCATGTTCGGAAAACAAAGATACTCTCTTGAATGCTCCTATGTATGATAAAACATGATGTAGTGCCCTAAGGGGTGCCCTTTAGCTTTTAAAACACGTccttaacgttgtgaaacgcagtttggttaggttgaGGCGCGAAAACTACTTAGTTATGTTTAGCAAAAGATAACCAGTGTTTGATTTCAGGCCTGGTATGAACCGCTGGAAAACCAAGCTATTTATTATCAATAGTTTGACACAAATCTAGCACAGGCCAACCAGTAGACTTCAAAATGATCCTAAAGTACCAACGCCGCAAAGCTGTGACTGCACTTCTGAGAAGACAAGAAACTCAACATGTTAGTGTAACAGATGTGGACAGGGTATGAAGACAGACAACCTCAGCTGACGGTTTTCCAAGATTTATTTGCTCTGCAGAGGACTATATCACATTAATTGGCTTCTGGTCTATCCTGTCCTATCCGCACCTCTGCTCCTCAGCAATACAAGACGGTATTGTCTAAGAGTGATCTAATTTTCtaccatacatacataaaaattacagtatagtatatcattCAACTCTTAATGTGCACATTGCTAGCCAACAGGAGCAATTAGAATAGACTGGGAAAACCTTACTTGAATTATAACAATATATGTGAAAAACATGAGaaacaatgttttatattttgtaacAGTTTCAGTGGGCAAAGTTAAACAGTACGTGGGTTTGGGTGACTGTACAGGTAACAAAAAGAATATAACGTCTAACAAAAGCgatacacatacatgcagaaGACAATATCACATTAACTGGCTTCTGGTCTACTGTTTCCTATCTGCACCTCTGCTCCtaaacattaaataacagaATTTACACACTCAAAATGGACTGTAGAGCCTCCGTTATTTGCATTACACAGTAACAGTAACCTACCCATGGACAGTATAtgagaatggaccaacagatcccgttgctctggacggagaccagtgaaggatattagaagcacttttccggtgagcgctgagcgttactgagcagcctccaccTGAGAGAGACGACctagatgtgatgtgagcaacctgtctgaaagtgtgaagtcttctggtagctgtgccgagagaaatctcaatcattcccaatcttacagagacggagagcggaggtatatgtaaggagataacataggcacaggctaattattgctaactaaaatgctagttaacatcagtaattaaacctaaacagctcatgtaagtcgaaactgcctgcgagcttctcctgtactatacggtaattcctctactgtgtgacagtaagtcgcctggttatgacacaatcattagcctatttatataaaagcgtctgctacggagccataacgtgaggtacaaggtaatggagccttttatacattgtcgtgtttctttagaaataaacaatggacaaatagagtctttaaacgctccagatgtaaagttattcgctgtcaaagtgacgtcaaaatgaatgggagtcaatggaatacTAACAGGGTGTGAGTGCcagttagcatcaaaatggtgccataggagctacgcttgccagacgctcgcttacccccttgaacCTACCTCAGCAATACAAGACGGTATTGTGAGGAAGAAACGGAAGCTATGGCAACTTAGGAGGTATAATAGAGGTGCAGTGCAGCAACATCGCAGGAAACAATAGcaatatgataaataaattaaactcaATAAGATAAAATTCACAAATATCCtacaaataattaaatgatgattaaaatgaaattaaatataaattggAAATTAGaattaataaaatgcatttttcactctgttaCATTTGGCATTGCTTGTATATCGCTACAACGTTGACTTAGCTGACCCAGTCGCCTTAGAAGTGGTACGTGCCTCACGAGTTTTATAGCCAAATGTTTGTAtgattaatgttaacaaatgtaACGTTAACCGTAAGTTAAAATTCATTACTTCCGTGGACTTaaaatcattgttttatttGATGGCCTTGGTGCCCTGGCATTTGGCCAAGTGGCCTTGCCCCTAAAATGATGTAACTCCAGGCCTGCAGATGAGATACATTTCCCTGCATGATAAGTGAATCTGCCCGTTTATTTACGTGGAATACACCCATGATACCTCAAATTACTACTGCACGGACTCATGGTGGACACAGATTACTTCATACAACCGCTGAAAGATTGAAAGATTGCCTTATGACTCACATCCCGACCATGATCAGTGAAAACTTCCACTAAAATGATCTTGCAATGAACTGAAACCATAAAGCCCTGCTGAGTCCGCTGCTGTACACCATCTTCACCTATGACTGTGTAGCCTCCCAGACTGACACCAGCATTTTCAAGTTTGCGGATGACGCTACAGTCATTGGGCCGATCACTGGTGGTGAGCAGACTGCATACAGAAGGCAGGTGGCTGAACTGGTGTCCTGGTGTCAGGAAAATAATCCCTCCTTAAATGCAGACAAGACCAAGGAGATGACTGTTGATCCTAGGAGATGGAGGAAGGTGCAGCCCACACCACTATACATCGGGGAGACAGAGGTAGAGAGAGTGAAAACCTTTAATTCCTCAGAACAAGCATCAGCGAGGATCTCACCTGGTCTCACAA from Perca fluviatilis chromosome 10, GENO_Pfluv_1.0, whole genome shotgun sequence includes the following:
- the LOC120566298 gene encoding uncharacterized protein LOC120566298, producing the protein MGGKLPAHIQVKRDNGFQSQLPVSTQITPKTVWEMRSWCWPGSATEGVLSASRGWLRFFLLLKLVTVLLFPHTAGLPLLVGCVFSLRALLLLRSPHISTKPSTVLLGRLALTDSLVLLHWMLQPGAPLVWLMEEAGCETTTGLMEEGESVWWREAVSMLCLQLLDAHHLASLLLLGLLGLEATLVSRWPQQTRRFRTSHWAQLSCSLVWTLVLLELLYSLHSQLLTRPQNYFTTLQTSQSSPLGLVPLPSLPGFSSCLRRTLWLVNLWLHYVVFYSRRKKSKSFFH